In Lachnospiraceae bacterium, the DNA window CAGGTATTGGACCTGGACTTATCGTATGTGCTGCAATGTGTATCCTGGTAGCACGTATTACCAAGAAGAGAGGTTATCCAAGAGGATCGAAATATACAGTCCGTGAGTCTTTAAAGATCGTCAGTGATGGTTTCCTGGGAGTTATGACCATTGTTATCATTCTTTTAGGTGTTTGTACGGGTATCTTTACAACAACAGAGAGTGCTGCCATCGCTTGTGTTTATGCGCTGATCATTACTGTATTTGTTTATAAGAGCATCAAGGTAAATGATATCTGGAGAATTGTAAAGAGATCATTAGGAACTCTGGCTATGATCTTAAGTATCATTGCTGCTGCAAATGCATTTTGCTATCTCATGAGCCTGATGCAGGTTCCGGCAAAGATTACACAGATGCTTTTGACTGTTTCTGATAATAAGTATGTAGTCCTGATCCTGATCAACATTCTGCTGTTAGTTTTGGGCTGCTTCATGGACGTTGCTCCACTGATCCTGATCGTAACTCCGATTCTTCTGCCTGTTATCAAGGCACTTGGAATGGATCCGGTCCAGTTTGGTATTGTGATCATGATGAACCTGGCTGTTGGATCTTTGACACCACCGGTTGGAACTACCTTGTTTGCCGGTTGTGCAGTTGGAGATATTTCAGTTGAAAGAGTTACGAAAGCGCTGCTTCCATTCTATATAGTAATGGTGGTTGCACTATTATTAGTTACCTACGTTCCGGCATTTTCCATGACACTTCCAAATCTGCTGATGCATTAGTAAAGGCATTAATAAAAAGAACCGTATATGTCTGAGTACGGTTCTTTGGCAGGAAGTGCAATATAGAATAAAAAAATATGAACTGCCAGGCTATTCCTTCTCTCAGCCTGGCAGTTCATATTTTTTATGTTTTGAAATTTTCCTGACCTTTCTAATTTCTTGAATTTTTCATGTTTTTCAAAAATCTCACAGCTTTGGCCAGCATTTTGGCAGTCTCGGATTCTCTACCCGTACCGGCTCTGGATAAGTCTCGCCGTAAAGCTCTAATTCTACTGTATCAATGATTTGCGGCTCTACCGGCTTGTTTACTTCTACTCCTGGAATCGGGAAATCTACGGGAACGGTCTTGACTGTCGCGATCCGGCGGATCTCATCCATGCCGGAAAGGACTTTTCCGAATACGGGATAAGTGCCTTTGTGGTCCGGGCAGTCCCGGAGAGGAAAGAAAAATTCACAGCTTGCCAGTCCTGCTTCTCCATATCCGCCCATGCAGACACAGCCTGGATGGGAATCAAGAGGTGTAATTTCTGGATGAAGAGTAAATTCATTGGGAATCAGGTATTGCAGTTCCTTGTGGCCGAAGGCTGTATAGCTTACATCTACCCAGTTTCCTGGAACAATCCGCTCAATGGCGTGATGGTCTAAGTATCCGTGGGAAGCAGCATAGA includes these proteins:
- a CDS encoding TRAP transporter large permease; amino-acid sequence: MDTNTIAMIILFATFMIFMVMRVPVTFSMLGACVLTALYLGPKYVSSVFLRLGDGVQSFSFLAIPFFIFAGDIMAEGGISDRLVEVANVMVGRFRGGLAYVNVIASTFFGGISGSPTADVSSLGPIEIGMMTKSGYDKDFSVATTVATATQALIIPPSHNMIIYGMAAGGLSTGKLFLAGIGPGLIVCAAMCILVARITKKRGYPRGSKYTVRESLKIVSDGFLGVMTIVIILLGVCTGIFTTTESAAIACVYALIITVFVYKSIKVNDIWRIVKRSLGTLAMILSIIAAANAFCYLMSLMQVPAKITQMLLTVSDNKYVVLILINILLLVLGCFMDVAPLILIVTPILLPVIKALGMDPVQFGIVIMMNLAVGSLTPPVGTTLFAGCAVGDISVERVTKALLPFYIVMVVALLLVTYVPAFSMTLPNLLMH
- a CDS encoding peptidylprolyl isomerase; translation: MTNPKATLHMANGADIVIELLPEAAPNTVNSFIYAASHGYLDHHAIERIVPGNWVDVSYTAFGHKELQYLIPNEFTLHPEITPLDSHPGCVCMGGYGEAGLASCEFFFPLRDCPDHKGTYPVFGKVLSGMDEIRRIATVKTVPVDFPIPGVEVNKPVEPQIIDTVELELYGETYPEPVRVENPRLPKCWPKL